The genomic window GACGGCGTCGTAGATGACGGCCTGGGGCTGCTCGGGCATGAACCGGCTCTCCTTCTCGGATACACATGTAGCGATTCGTCTCGCACCCTACGCATCCGCTGAACACATGTGCAATAGTCTCGCCACTGTGACGTTCATGACGACACCACGAGGGACGACAGGACCCAGGGAGGACCCGTGACCGTGCGCGCGAATGGTGCCGCCGCCGATGCCAAGGAGCGCATCCTCACCGTGGCACTGGATCTCTTCGGCGAGCGCGGCGTCGCCGCGACGAGCCTGCGCGAGGTGGCCCGGGTCGCCGGGGTGACCCCGGGGCTGGTCGTGCACCACTTCGGGGGCAAGGAGGGGCTGCACGGGCGCGTGGACGACCACGTCGTCGCACTCTTCAGTCAGGCCCTGGACTCCGTCCCGCTCAGCGGGTCCACCGTGCAGGTCGCCACAGCCCGTGACGACGCGATCACGCAGATGTTCGAGGCCAACCCGGAGGCGATCGACTACCTGCGCCGCGTCGTCGTCACGCCCGACCCCGGCGACGTGGGACTGGCCCGCAAGCTCATCGAGGAGACGGTCACCCGGACCCGCACGCTGCGCGAGCACGGGATCGCCCGCAGCCGGACCCCCGTCGAGGAGCAGGCGGTCACCGTCCTCGTCGAACAGCTCGGCCACCGTCTGCTGCAGCCCACCCTGTCTCGGTTGTGGACCATCGCCGGGGCCGACTCCAGCGTTCCCACCGTCAGGGTGACGCTGCAGGACCGCCGGGACTGACGCCCTTCGTCAGCTGGCCACGGGCTGCGCGCAGGTGCACCAGTCCTCGGCACGCACCTGCGCCTTCACGTCGGCGACGTGCTCGCCGCAGCCGGTCCAAGTGGTCTTGCCGCAGTTCGCGCACCGGGCGGGTTGGCACATGATGGGTCTCCCCTTTCGTCGACGTCGCCACCCAGCGTAGTGGCCCCCGCACCGCGCCCCGAACGGCGCATCATGGGGGTATGACTCGAGAAGCCCCCCGGAACGTGACGCTGACGATCGGACACGAGGAGCTGCGCATCCGCGGCGTCTACGAGACGATCTCGATCACCAACGACTTCCTCGCGGGGGTGCTCTTCCTCGTCGGCAGCATCCTCTTCTTCTCCGAGTCGACGCTCTACGCCGCCACGTGGCTCTTCACGATCGGCTCGGTGCTCTTCGTCGCCCGCCCGACGATCCGGCTGGTCCGACGCGTCCACCTGGGGCGGGTCGCGCACCTCCCCCTGGAGACTGCCGGCGACTTCTGAGGTCCGCCCGGCGCTATAGAGTCGGGCCATGGCCGATCGCAGCACCTACCTCCTCGTCGACGGCGAGAACATCGATGCCACGCTCGGGGTCTCCGTCCTGGGCCGCCGCCCCCAGCCGGAGGAGCGCCCCCGCTGGAACAAGCTCCTGGAGTACACCGAGGCCGCATGGGACCAGCCGGTCAAGGGACTGTTCTTCCTCGCCGTCGCCGGTGACCTGCCCGCCTCCTTCGTCCAGGCGCTGCTGGCCATGGGTTACCGCCCGGTGCCGCTGCGGGGCGAGGGCAAGGTCGTCGACATCGCCATCCAGCGCACCGCCGAGGCTCTCCTCGAGCGAGACGCGGACGTCATGCTCGTCAGTCACGACAACGACTTCACCCCGCAGATGCAGGACCTCGCTCAGGACGAGGGGCGTCGGCTGGGCATCGTCGGCTTCGGCGAGTTCATGGCCAATGGTCTGCGGGACGTTCCGGGCATGGAGTTCTTCGACCTGGAGTACGACATCGCGGCCTTCAAGAGCCGTCTGCCGCGCGTCCGGGTCATCGAGATCGACGAGTTCGACCCCTTCGAGTTCATCTGATGACGGTGGACGAGGCGAGCACGAGCTCGGGCGGCAGCCGCTGGAAGAACGTGGCCGGAGTCGTCGGCATCGTGGCCGTCATCGGTGTCATCGCAGCGATCTACGTCCAGAGCACCAATCTCTCCCGCTACGGCGTCGAGGGTCGCGTCCTGTGGTCGGCCAAGACGATGAGTGCCACCCTCGGGCCCGACGGATGGTACGTCGACTCCGGGGAGGACACCGCCAAGGTCCTGCGCCATGCCTCGACGGGCGAAGCGCACGACACGGGCTCCTTCGCCGATGCCGACCGGATCCTCGAGGACGGCCGCTACCTGGACGGTGGCCTACCCCTGGTGGTCCGATCCCGCGAGGGGGAGACCCTCGCCGAGATCCCCGATGGCGCCCTCGGGTCCGACCTCAACTCCATCGACGTGCAGCTCGTCGCCACCTCCGACACGACCGTCGTCCTGCGGGCCTGCCCCGACGCGGACGCCGTGGCGGTGGTGGCCGGCTTCCGCCTCGACGACGGCGGGCAGACGTGGTCCCACCAGGTCGAAGGGGGTTGCGCCAGTGAAGGACTGCGTCCCGTACCTCAGACCCTGGGCGAGCAGTCCCACGTCATCATCCGCTCCGGGGAGACCGCGGCGAGAGTGCTCTCGATCGACGACGGCACGGAGGTCACCGCTTGGCAGGACGCCCCGTACGGGTCGATCACCCTCCAGGACGACCGCATCATGCGCCAGACGGGGCAGACGGCCGTGGTGACGGACCTGGGCACCGGCGACCGAGTCGCCCGCACCGAGTGCGCCGACGCAGCGACCATGAACCCGGGCGGCAGCGAGGTCCTTGCGACCGAGGGCACCCTCGCGCTGACCTGTGGGGACTCGGTGCACCTCTTCGACTCCGGGGGTGGACGCTTCGTCGAGGTCCACGCACCCGCAGTGGGTCCAGACCAGCTCGTCCCCGACGGGGGCAGCGTGGTCCACGACCGGTACCTGCTGGCCAGAGACGGCGCGTCCGTGACGATCACCGAAGCCCTGTCCGACGAGGAGATCGGCGGTGTGGACGTCCCGGCCGACTTCCGGATCTCGACGAACGACCCCCGCGGTCGCCTGCTCGTGATGTTCCGGACCGAGGACAACGACGACCTGGACACATCCATCCGGATCTTCGACCTGCCGAGCGGTGACGAGCTGATGTCCGAGTCAAGGAAACTCTCCCCCGGCGCGGTCGTCGCCCCGGACGGCTACGCGATGGTCACCGCGTACGGCCAGGAGGAAGCCAACCAGTTTCAGAGGATGAAAGTTACCCGTGCCCCCTCGGACGGTGCCTGGCTCGTGGGCATCGAGGGGCAGCCGGCCCGCTGACACCTGACGACGACC from Janibacter cremeus includes these protein-coding regions:
- a CDS encoding TetR family transcriptional regulator, with product MTVRANGAAADAKERILTVALDLFGERGVAATSLREVARVAGVTPGLVVHHFGGKEGLHGRVDDHVVALFSQALDSVPLSGSTVQVATARDDAITQMFEANPEAIDYLRRVVVTPDPGDVGLARKLIEETVTRTRTLREHGIARSRTPVEEQAVTVLVEQLGHRLLQPTLSRLWTIAGADSSVPTVRVTLQDRRD
- a CDS encoding YrhK family protein produces the protein MTREAPRNVTLTIGHEELRIRGVYETISITNDFLAGVLFLVGSILFFSESTLYAATWLFTIGSVLFVARPTIRLVRRVHLGRVAHLPLETAGDF
- a CDS encoding NYN domain-containing protein; translation: MADRSTYLLVDGENIDATLGVSVLGRRPQPEERPRWNKLLEYTEAAWDQPVKGLFFLAVAGDLPASFVQALLAMGYRPVPLRGEGKVVDIAIQRTAEALLERDADVMLVSHDNDFTPQMQDLAQDEGRRLGIVGFGEFMANGLRDVPGMEFFDLEYDIAAFKSRLPRVRVIEIDEFDPFEFI